One stretch of Sander lucioperca isolate FBNREF2018 chromosome 13, SLUC_FBN_1.2, whole genome shotgun sequence DNA includes these proteins:
- the nccrp1 gene encoding F-box only protein 50 gives MSAAEWKKRCEAEWGLQGAPMPDNLDWKSVCDAKPFGRNLLRNPAPHGLSKDTPPPEPDLPEVPTRGPPRFQPEGDFSGWTTSTEVLPYDRSGIPEGAVICALPQYSWFSMEQVVDLKAEGLWEELLDDFQPEIVIQDWYEESQLHDSIYQLNVKLLGADKSTVLSEHTVSPTEDRSAYSHTWKEVSHVFSGYGPGVRYVHFLHRLKNSFLNEFFPTLFTGSSVMVRPTRTSS, from the exons ATGTCTGCCGCTGAATGGAAGAAGAGATGTGAGGCTGAGTGGGGCCTGCAGGGCGCACCGATGCCCGACAACCTGGACTGGAAGTCCGTGTGTGACGCCAAGCCGTTCGGGAGGAACTTGCTGAGGAACCCTGCGCCTCACG GATTGAGTAAGGACACCCCCCCACCTGAGCCTGACCTGCCTGAAGTGCCAACACGTGGTCCTCCACGCTTTCAACCTGAGG gTGACTTCAGTGGCTGGACCACGAGCACGGAAGTCCTCCCCTATGATAGAAGTGGCATCCCAGAAGGTGCTgtgatctgtgcactgcctcaatacag CTGGTTCTCCATGGAGCAGGTTGTGGACCTGAAGGCAGAGGGACTGTGGGAGGAGCTGCTGGATGATTTTCAGCCTGAAATAGTCATCCAAGACTG GTATGAGGAGAGCCAGCTGCATGATTCCATCTACCagctgaatgtgaagttactgGGTGCAGACAAAAGCACAGTGCTCTCAGAGCACACGGTCAGTCCCACCGAGGACCGCAGTGCCTACTCCCACACCTGGAAGGAG GTGTCACATGTGTTCTCTGGCTATGGACCTGGGGTGAGATATGTCCACTTCCTGCACCGACTGAAGAACAGTTTCCTGAACGAGTTCTTCCCCACGCTGTTCACCGGCAGCTCAGTGATGGTCAGACCAACCAGAACCAGCTCCTAG